In Eriocheir sinensis breed Jianghai 21 chromosome 59, ASM2467909v1, whole genome shotgun sequence, the genomic stretch GTAGTTGGCATGCAGTCCACCTAAGTGTTCATTCTCTCTTTTGAGCTGGttgatgaatgggtacctggaaaaggtaaactgtggtaatccatTTGCTGTGTGTATCAGAGTAGTGGGTTTTTATTCACCAAGAGCCAAtgatacagagatgagcaccgaggccttGCCATGCTATAACGTATGCCcccaaatttaccttaccttcaCTATGTTTATCAAAGAGCTTCatcctatttttatatttttattctctttctggtATCTGGCAGTTCATGTTACTTTAACTTATTACAAAGTTACTCCATTGGAATCTATTATCCCTTTTTCAGTAGTAATAACATATGTTTATACAAGTAGCAGGTTCTTCAGGTATCATATATATTCAAATTACCAatttttactactacaactatactGAGTCACATCACTGGTCCGTTACAGAAACACATCTCCAAGTACTACGGCCCAGAGATTGCCGCAAGGTTCGTCAAGGTGTTGATTAGAGGTAAAACGCCCACCCCCACCTTCCTGAGCTGTCCCATGCTAGTGGACAGCCTGGGGCCACTGGTGAAGGGCACCGTGGAGCAGCACCTCTACCTCACTGTCACACTGGCGGGTGGGGACCAGGCGGGCGTGGACAGTGACAACATTGTGAAGGtaaagtgtgtgtgagtgtgtgcttgaggaaacatggaaaaggaTTGTTAAATCTTGTGGACAAAATATCAAATTGTAAAGTAATAAGCATTAATAATATTTCTGTGGATCTTAGATTAATGTTTTACCTGAATTAATTTATCGATCAGAATAATTTGAGTGGCATGAATCTTAAGTGTCGTATGTTCAGAAATCCTAATAAGTTAATTATTTAATCAGTTATCTCTCTCATTACCTTTTTTTCTAACTTATTGTCTTATGTTCCAAAGCCACTATCTTCCTTTAATTTGTTTAGGTGCCTTATGATAAATTTATCTTAGTAAAAGTTTCATACACTGCTTCGTCTCAGTACCTGGAGATGGTCCTTGGCGTGTACCTGCGGGTGATcttgggcggggcggggtgtcgCGGCTGGGCGAGTGGCGGCTCAGGGGACAAGAGCATCGGCCAGGTGTGCCGCGCTGTGCTGCACGACCTGCTGCACGCCGGCGCCACCTTCAAGGAGGTGAGGCAGGACTTTCTCACTGTTTGTCTGTGGTCTTTCTGCCTTGTACTTTATCATGAACATGtcgataattattttttttatgtaattaaTTTTGTTTCAGTCATGACGTGATCTTAGTTCTGTCTTCACTTTCTGTTATTCCTGGTGTATTTCACTGCCTTCTGTATTGTTTGTTTCTTTGAGTCTCTGCCTCTTCAAATTAACTTAAATACATTCTCTGCCATCTCTTGCTCTCATATTATTGCTTTTTTATCTTAAGACTccccttctttgtttatttatttggtttctttcttctttttctttatcttttttccctccttttaccAGACTTGGGGGAAACCTCCTCCAAAGGCCCAGTTCTCTTATGAGGCGTTTGAAAGATGGTACCTCGGCCACTCCCTGTTCACCTCCCtggaggcggaggtggtgggcGGCTGCTTCTCAGTGTCCACCGCCGGGCCCACCAACCTCCTGCCCCAGCCGTCCCTCACCCCCAAGGTAAATACTCTTAAGTGTTGTTTATTGTTGCTCATAACAGTAAACCTTTTCCTTAACAAAATTATCCCTTTTTAAAGAATTGGATATACCAAACCACATAAACATACCAAACCAAAAgctatgtattttttcttttgatATCTGTCATGTTATAATACGACAAAGCAAAGTTTTTAAGCAAAACAGTTGACACAATTGTATTTTGATAAAATGGTATTGACTTTTTTCAATATCTTTTGGAATAGAGGGTTTACTATATAACTATGTTTTTGTGGAATTTTATTCCAAGATTTATTAATGAAGAGCAAGAATCACTATTAATTGTTACCTAAAACTGGACTGTGTTCATATGTGTTATTTGTAGGATTTTTTTCACTGAACTTTTGTATCAGTGTTAATATATTTGCAAATTTAGATGTTCACAAGGATCCTGGAAACCTGTCCCTGCAAATATTAAAGGAAAGCTGTACTATTATTTCATTCCAGTCGGTTAGATTCAGACTTATGAGACAGcattcgtatggagtatgcatctcatgtgtgggggggttccactcacacagctctccttgacagggtggagtcaaaggctcttcgtctcatcagctctcctcctcatgctgatattcttctacctctcaaattctgccgccatattgcctctctttctatcttctatcgatattttcatgctgactgctcttctgaactcgctaactgcatgccgacacacaactttctactcatgctcatccctatactgtccaaaccccttatgcaagagtcagccagcatcttcactccttcatccctcatgctggtaaactctggaacaatcttccttcatctgtatttcctcctgcctatgacttgaactctttcaagaggagggtatcaggacacctctcctcccgaaattgacctctctttttggatgctcctttgacctctattcaggagcagtaagtggcggtctttttttatatatttttctttacgctcttgaactgtctccttagctgtaatataaaaaaatacatatcacaGTATTCATACTTATAACAACATTCAGACTTAAAACACATCATTTAGGCTCATGACATGTCATTTTCCTCCCCCCAGAGCTTCCCCAACTTGCTGTCTGCTGCCCAGGTGCTCTTTCTCAACAGTTCCCTCCCGACAGCTCTCCAGAGTGAGTGGCGCTTCATCTTCTCCACCGCCACGCACGGGTGGAGCTTCAGCATATTCATGAAGCAGGTGAGTGGGAGTGTGGCGGTGAGCGAACCTGCTGTGCTGAACAAATGTGTTGCGGTAAGAgggtctgctgtgtgtgtgtgtgtgtgtggtttcaccacggcctgatcacgagttggacccACAGTCACCAGCAAATTCTCTCCCAacaagagcaagctcattatagttgatctctgggtactgctgggacctccacacaccacacatcccatcccccttgctcaagggggacagtaaccactccttgtcagcggaaaaatccctgCCTGACCGGGGCTCAAACCTCCATCTGTCAGGTCGCAAAGCCTGCCAGTGCAGAGCTTTTAACCACTTAGCTACagagcattgtgtgtgtgtgtgtgtgtgtgtgtgtgtgtgtgtgtgtttacctagttgtgtgatTGGTCAACAGGACTATGATTTTGCTGTCCAAAGCCTTTCATCAGTGCATCTGTATGGAGAGCCTTATATCTTGGTACTCTTCAAGCACTTTGTATTCAGTTTCTTTCCGTGTTCTTTTGTTGCTTCACCATCCCATACAAACAAATCTTCCCCAGCAGTTCTCCTTACTGCAGTTGTGTCACCTACAGCCTTTGGCAAACTCAGTTTATCTGGTCTTGCTTTGTATGATAGATTTTTCAGACTGGAGACCATCTTGGTTGATTGATTTTGATCTCATTTGTTTTTAAATTTTTTGCGATCATAGAAGTCAGGGACACTTGAGCTATGGCTAAGAGGCTTTTTCTTATTCCctactctcatcatcaccaccacatcagctATTTATATAAGCATGAAAGTTGAgctgagaaactttgagcaggcaaggagggagtgtctggatagagaaagttggaagctcttctgccatggccatcccctggtgggagctcctaggagcaggcgttgatgaaatgatgatgatgatgaaagtttTCTGCCTTGGGCAAAAATTCGACTTCTATTTCCTAACGATCTTACATGAAAAAGATTTTATTTAATTTGGGAAGGGATACAAAATTTAGCAATTTAATATGTCACAAGTCTATTTAATTTCATTACTTCAGAATTTAACCTTTTACTTACATTCTCCTTTTTAGCAATAATTTTAATGAACTTTGTTTAGTAGCATTAGGATACAGCCAATTActtcttttatgatttttttttttttttaataattcatATCAGCTTTAGAACAGAACCATTTACTCATGTACTCTTTTGAAAAGTAAGCCATAGGAACTTTTAAGTTTTCTTTCAGCATCTTGGCTCATTTTTCAGATTGTCGGGAAGGGACCCACGTTGCTGATCATTCAGGACCAGTCGGGGAACAAGTTTGGTGGTTTTGCACCGGTGTCGTGGGCAGTGAAGCCACAGTTCCAAGGTAAAAGGATAGGCTTGCTGCTCTCAGGAATCTTTCTTGTATACCAATTACCAACTGAGATAgtatttctatgtgtgtgtgtgtgtgtatttacctacctagttgtatttacctagttgtaattttacagggcctgggcttacgctcgtgtggtcccgtctccgtatctataattatccaacttttccttgaagctctgcacactcttcgccgatactatttcttcacttagtctgttccaaacctctatatttctttgtgggaaactatatttctttatgtctcttgagcatcttcccttcctcaactttttactatgtcctctagtattcctgctggaaggttcttctctcagtagcaatttctcgttatctacttcttccattttactcaataacctatatatttgtattaggtctcctctttctcttctttgttctagtgttggtaagtccatttcctttagtctctcttcatatgtcaggccctccagttctggaaccatttttgttgccatcctctgtattctttctagtttttttatgtgttttttcatatgtggagaccacactgtttctgcgtattctagtttaggtctgatcattgtagtaattaatttttcatcatttctttgtccatgtagtggaatgctatacctatatttctcaccatgttgtatgtatcaccgaagatccgatttatatgactttctggttgcatataatcttgcattattactcccaggtctctctcttcatttactttctttaatatttcaccatctcccattttatatgtcaattttggtctttctacactttttcccatttccataacatgacatttcttcacgttgaatttcatctcccatttctgactccatttccaaatcttgtttaggtcttcttgcagctccttgcagtcttcactgtttcttatatgtctttgcagtttagcatcatctgcaaacaggctcatgtagctgtttattccctctggcatatcattaatatagactaggaaaagtactggtgctaaaaccgacccctggggcactccactttccaccgttctccattccgatctagtgtccttaaccacggttctcatctctcttcctcttaagtagctttccatccagcacttcattttccctctcagtcctcctttattttctagtttccacagcagtcttgaatgtggaactttgtcaaatgccttcattaagtctaggtaaatgcaatccacccatccgtctctttcctgtaatttgtccgtcactcttgagtaaaagctcagctagtttgtcacacatgagcggcctttcctaatcccatattgattgtttgtgattagattatgttcttctagaaatctcatccattgttcttttattaatttctcacatattttacatactacactggtcagagacaccagtctgtaatttaggggttcttcctttttcccacttttgtatata encodes the following:
- the LOC126985394 gene encoding MTOR-associated protein MEAK7-like; this translates as MGAESSKKVVRAQKEYFTPEERQSVLANGQKLAGSSGNITVPSMEKHISKYYGPEIAARFVKVLIRGKTPTPTFLSCPMLVDSLGPLVKGTVEQHLYLTVTLAGGDQAGVDSDNIVKYLEMVLGVYLRVILGGAGCRGWASGGSGDKSIGQVCRAVLHDLLHAGATFKETWGKPPPKAQFSYEAFERWYLGHSLFTSLEAEVVGGCFSVSTAGPTNLLPQPSLTPKSFPNLLSAAQVLFLNSSLPTALQSEWRFIFSTATHGWSFSIFMKQIVGKGPTLLIIQDQSGNKFGGFAPVSWAVKPQFQGTPDSFLFALEPQVGIFHSTGFNNNFMYLNYLEKNTMPNGLGMGGREELFGLWLDYDFGKGSVAPTCTTFRSPQFSPNQEIEVKAVEVWALGPEDEDSDDEEGKRSALDKNPEASAMLEMMGKGRVSDGYREEDKE